A segment of the Bdellovibrio bacteriovorus genome:
CCCCGGAAAGACCATGAAAAAGACTGACCACCAGATTGGTGTGTCCCTCGATCCAGGAACAAAAAAGTCGATCCCCGTCAGGAAGATCGACTTCAAATTTTTTACCGAAATGCGAAAGCTCTGCGGACTTTAGAAAGTGAGCCCACAATGTCTGACCGTGACCGCTGTCGGCCCAAAAAGGCGCTGCACATGGAATCAGGTTCAGTCGTTGCAAGTCTACTCCTTACAGTAGTACTGCCCGTTCACGTACACATATCCGTCCGGGCGTCTGCCGCGGGGATCGTGGTGAAGCCAGTGAAGCAGTCCACCCTTGTTCGTCCAGATAAATTGCCCGCCCATGGCGATAACGTCGCCGACTTTCAAAGGCACACGCGGGCACATATCCAGATTATACACAGCCTGCATCAGCTCGCCATTGGAAAGACGAACCACCCATTTTTGATGCTCCAGCCCGCTGTTGTCGTCCGGCAGGACCTTCACGACTGTCAGGCTGCCACCTTCAACGAAGTCCTCGCGACGACGATCATTCACCGCGCGTACCAGATCGGAATCACTGGCAGTTTCATCCAAAGACGCGGACGGCTCGTAACTAGAGTCTTCGCTCTGGCGGTTTTGTTTTTGTTGTTTGTTCTGCTTCTGACGACCTTCAGAATCCCAGGATTCCTCACGATTGTTGCGGCGCTTGGCTTCAACTGTTTCAACGTGGGCGAAAACAACGGCGAAGGCGAAAAGATAAATGCTGACTTTAGTGATGAATTTCATAGCTCCCCCTGCTATGCGCGGGAGTTTGCTAAAATGTGCGGACAAAGACAACCACTAAAAAAGGGATGCCATTGAAACATCCCTTCGAAGATTCGTTTGAATCTGATCTGACAGAATCTGTAAATTTTACTTAAACTCCACGTTCTCGATAGTTACGAACTCTTCGCCGGCCGGCTTGACGATTCGTACTTCATCTCCCAATTTTTTTCCAAGAAGCGCACGCGCCACCGGGGACTTCCACGAGATCTTACCCACTTTCGGATCAAACTCATCTTCACCGACGATCTGATACACGACTTCATCACCCTCTTCATTGACCAACGTCACCGTGGCACTGAAAAGAACCGTGGTGCCTTTCATCTGTTTTGGATCGACAAGTTCGGCATCTTCAATTCGCTTTGTCAGAAAATGCACACGACGGTCGATTTCGCGCAATCGGCGTTTGCCATACTGGTAGTCCGCGTTTTCGGAGCGGTCCCCGTTGCTGGCGGCCCAGGCAACAACTTCCACCAATTTGGGGCGCTCGACGTGCATCAGCGCGTGATATTCCGCCTTCAATTTAGCCAGACCTTCGGGGGTGATGTAGTTCTTGTTGTTATCCATATGGCAAGACTCTAGACCATCTTCCAGAACCCTTCCAGCAAACTTTCCACAATTTCTTTACATCATCCTCGGACCTAGACTTTAGCTCCCTTTAATACTGAGACAATAACTCCGAAAAAAGTATGAGGAGGAATCGATGAAAAAACAGTGGAAACGTCTGCTTATCGCTGCATTAAGCTCGTCGTCCGTTTTTGCTGCAACGTGGTTCTGGTATCAGTCCACGGCTGACACACGGTCCTCCAATTCCAATGAAAAACCGCTGGCCTACGTCGGAAAAGTTGTTGAAGACATTCAACGCCGTCCCGCTTCACGTCTGTTGTGGCAGCTCGTCAATTCGGGTGAGCCCCTGTACAACGGCGAAGCGATTCGCACCAGTGAACGCGGTGAAGTGCGCATTCAGTTTGTGGATTCAGATCGTTATCTGGATCTGGAACCGGAATCCCTGATCGTGATCAAAAAATCCGAAGGCGAAATCGCTTTGGATTTGATGGAAGGTAGTTTGTTCGTTAACGCCAAGACCGGAACCGCGGAAGGTAACGCTCCCGGCCTGGTGCTTAACTCTGCCAACGGTAAAGTCGATCTGTCTCAGGCTTCCGCTAGTCTTTCCAAGGGCCGCGGCGATTCCGTCGATGTTCAGGTCTTGGAAGGTAAGGCCTCCATCAAGAGATCTGACGGTCAAAGCAAAGATCTGACCACACGTGAAGAAGTCAAAATCCTGACTCCCCTGCCGCAAAAACCGGTGGCGATGGATGCGGAAAATCCTGAAGCCGTGCCATTCCAGTGGCAGGGCTTCCCGGCCAACTCCAACGTCACTTTGTGGGTTGGGCCCAGCCGAAAACAATTGAAACCGCTGATGAAGGCGGCTCCGAATGCAAATCAACTTATGGCTTCACTGCCCTTCGGTCGTCACTACTGGAAACTTGTAGCGACAAATCCGCAAGGGTCGGTGGCTGCCGAAAGTGCTATCTATAAAACAGAAATCCTGGCCCGCTATGCGCCCACGATGGTCTTCCCGACGGCGGATGCCGAAGTGCCAGCAGTGCAGACTCCTTATGATATGACCTTTAAATGGCAAAAGGGCGATGACACCCGACAAATGACCTTGGAACTGTGGGCGGATGAACAACTGAAAAATAAAATCTCCTCCAACACCTTCACCAAAGAAGAAAGCTTCACCGCTCCTGGCCTGAAAGGCGGCACCTATTTCTGGCGGATGACCACTTATTTTGTCGACACTGAAAAACCGGCTCTGGGGAAGGTACAAAAATTCACCATCAAACCGGCCAATCAGGTTCAGGCCAAAGTTGAATTCGTTCCCGTGCAAATCAACTTCACCATGCCTGAAAAAGACATGGTTCAGTACTACGTTGAAAAGCCCCGCCTGGGTCTTTCCTGGAAAGCGGACAAGGCCGAGAATGTCTCTGCATGGCGCGTGAAATATCACACCGAAGAAGAAGACCCCGCCCTGGCTCAAAGCTTTGACGTCAAAGAAGTTCAAAACACTCAGGTGCAGGCGCCCGTGGCCCGTCCGGGTCGCTACATTGCTTCTATCGAGGCACTGAATAAGGACGGAAAGGTTCTGGGCACAACAAGTTCCCAGATTCTGACAGTCAGTCCCCTGCCTTTGCTGGAAGCTCCAAGCTTCACACCCGCCGAAGGCACTTTGCAGGCTTCAATGGACGGTCGCACGCAGTTGACCTGGAATCCCGTGGAAGGTGCCAAAGAATACTGGCTGACCATTCGTAAGGATGGCAAGGAACTGAAACGCAGCAAATACATGCAAAACTCCACGGCATTAAAAAATCTTTTGCCGGGTGAATATGAAGTGGAACTGATCGCGGTGGACACCTATGGCAGAAACAGCCAGGCCGGTCCGGCCAGAAAACTGCTGGTACCGGACAAGTCCAATGTGCGAGCCCCTACTTTAAAGAAGATCAAGGTTAATTGATGAAGTTAGGCAGTGCGTTCATTTTATTAATGATCTCTTTCTGGACCTCGATGGTTCTGGCGGCGCCTTATCGCCGTTTGGTGAACTTCGAGTGGGAGGCCATTGAGAACGCCAAGTCCTATGAAATCGAACTGAAACAAGTCAAATCCAGCAAAGAAGAAGAAGCCAAAACCTTCACCTTCAAAGTGACCGAAGCCGCCTGGAATGGTCGACTGACACCGGGCAAGTACATGATGAAACTTCGTTCCCGGGACTATCGTGGTGTGCCGGGTGACTGGAGTGAGCCAAGTGAATTCAACGTCGGTCTTGAAACGGCCGTGCTGAAATTCCCAGGGGCCCGGGTGAAAATGGCGACGAAAGAAACCGACACCACGTCCCTTGAGTTCAAATGGGCTCCGGTCGGCGGCGCGGATCAGTATCATTTCGTGCTGACATCTGATGACGGCAAAACCCAGATCACGGAAACTTTGAAAGAGCCTTCTTTCAAAGTAAAAGTTCCGGTGGCTTCACACTATACGTGGAAAGTTTCATCCAGTAACAACGAAGGCATCACCAGTGATGCCACAGCCGTGGGGCAGTTCACCCTGCTGGGTAAACCAATTGAAAATCCGCGCATTGAAAAGCCGGAAAGCGATTTCGTGCGTGAACTAAAATGGTCCCGACCGGATCATGTTTCCAGCTATGACGTTTACCTGTTGAAATACAACACGGCCGATAAAAAATGGGAAAAGCTGAAAGTTTATGAAAACTACCAGCAAGACACCCTGCCATTTGATGACAATCTTCCCGGTGGTAAATACCAGGTGGTGGTCCGCGCAAAATCAGACCTGCGCCCGTCGGCCCCTCTTGCAAAACAATCCTTCTCGGTGCGCAGCGGGGATCGATCTCCAGCGGCGGAATACACGGCCTTGGTTCGTAAATCCATCGAACGCGTCACCGGCTGGTATGCAGTGGCAAGCTATCTGATCACTGAAATGTCCTATCAGGGTGTGAATCCGGAAAAGAACTCCTCTGTGGCTTACAAAGCCCTGGGCGGTACGGGCCGCCTGGGTGTGGGCTGGTTCAGTCCTCACACTCCTTGGGGTTTCCTGGGAATCATCGACATGAGCGGCTTCACCTTCAATGGCAAAACCCAGACATTCGCTTCGGCTGAAGCCAATGCGGTTTACAGAAAATCCCTGGGGGACCGTGGAGAAGTGCGTTTCCAGGCAGGTCCTTATTACAAGGAACTTCCTGAGACCGTGGGCGATCCTTTCTCGGGTTCATCCGAAGATCTGAAAATCAGCTCTGCCGGTCCGCATTTTGGTGCTGAATACTGGTATTCCCTGACGCCGAAACTGGGCATTCAGGTGAATGCGCATCTATATATGTCTTTGATGAAAATCAGCACACCCAATGGTGAGCCGATGGAACCCAAGATGTCGACTCAAATAGGCTTCCTGGGAAGTTATCGCTTCACGCCGCGATTTACAGGATTGATTGGTTATGCCATGCGTGAAGACAAGATGTCCTACAAGGCGAAAACCGGAACGGACAGCTTTGCCTCTGACGGAGATGTCAACGAGTTCACCATTATTGGTAACTATCTAAACGTTTTTGCCGAGTGGAGCTTCTGATCAGGAGAGAACTATGAGAATACCGATTTCGACAAAACTCATTACAGTCACAATCCTGATCCTGGTTGCCGCCACCGGGACCATCACCTGGATTTCGTCGTCTTACTTTGAGAAGAAAGCCGCAGAGCAGGTCGATATCGCGAACCTTGAATCTGCCGCAGCCAAAGCCAAAGAGATCGAAAACATCATCGCCAATCTGGTGGACAAAACCCGTGTCACCGCGTCCCTGCTGACCAAGGGCGCAAACTCTCAAGTACAAACCGGCGATGACTTTGACTTCAACTTTACCAAAGACAAAAACTTTATTTCTCTGGAAGTTCTGAAGCTGGACGGCACCAGTGTGGAAACCGTGGCCCGCAGGGTGAAAGAAGACCTGCTGAAACCCTATGGTCTTAACTCCACCTACATGATCCATGTGCGTTCATGGCAGAAATTCCCCATCCGCTCGGTGGCTCAAGGAAGCATTGAAATCAAAAATGCCACTTACCCGAAAGCTCCGGCGATGATCACAATTGGCATCCCGCTGATCCGCGATGAACAAGGTAAAATCACCCACGTGGCTCTGGCCGATGTGACTTTGGCACCGTTTGAAAAACCCTTCACGGACCCGTCTGAACGCACCCAGTACCTGATTGACCGTCAGGGAGAGCTTCTCGCCCACAAGGACGAACAAAAAGCCATGGCGCGATTGAACATGGCAAAGTATCCGATCGTGCAGAAGGCTCTGACACAAAAGTCACCACAGTTCCAAACCAAGTTCCTGAATCCTGACAACGACAAGGATTACTTCGGGGCTTCTGTAAAAACCTCTTACGGCGCCACGGTGATCTCCCAGACATCCGAAGAAACCATCCTGGAGGTTTCCCGCGAAGTAAAACGCCGGGCGATCTTCGTCGCCGGTTCCGCGATCTCGATGGCGATCTTCTTTATCTTCCTGTTCTCTATGACCCTGACCTCCCCGATTGAAAAACTGGCGGAGATGATCAATCTCGTGTCCAAGGGTAACTTCAATGTGAAGGCCCGTGCCCAGGTGAAATCCCATGACGAAGTGGGCGATCTGGCCGAGGCCTTTGATCACATGACCGAGGGTCTAAAAGAACGCGACAAGGTGAAAAGCCTGTTCTCGAAGTTCCACGGCTCTTCCGTTGCCGAGGACTTGATCAACAAGGACATCGGGGTTGGCGGTCAGACCAAAGACGTTGTTGTCTTCTTCTCGGATATTCGTGGTTTCACGGCGTTCTCGGAAAAACGATCTCCGGAAGAGGTCGTAGAGATGCTGAATGAATACTTTGGTGTGATGGTTAAAATCATCAACTCCCATGGCGGGGTTGTGGATAAATTCATCGGGGATGCGATCATGGCGGTCTGGGGTGCGCCGAAGAGCTCGGACAAAGACGCCCATCAGGCCGTGCGTGCGTGTCTTG
Coding sequences within it:
- a CDS encoding DUF3465 domain-containing protein, producing MKFITKVSIYLFAFAVVFAHVETVEAKRRNNREESWDSEGRQKQNKQQKQNRQSEDSSYEPSASLDETASDSDLVRAVNDRRREDFVEGGSLTVVKVLPDDNSGLEHQKWVVRLSNGELMQAVYNLDMCPRVPLKVGDVIAMGGQFIWTNKGGLLHWLHHDPRGRRPDGYVYVNGQYYCKE
- the greB gene encoding transcription elongation factor GreB, which produces MDNNKNYITPEGLAKLKAEYHALMHVERPKLVEVVAWAASNGDRSENADYQYGKRRLREIDRRVHFLTKRIEDAELVDPKQMKGTTVLFSATVTLVNEEGDEVVYQIVGEDEFDPKVGKISWKSPVARALLGKKLGDEVRIVKPAGEEFVTIENVEFK
- a CDS encoding fibronectin type III domain-containing protein, with the protein product MKLGSAFILLMISFWTSMVLAAPYRRLVNFEWEAIENAKSYEIELKQVKSSKEEEAKTFTFKVTEAAWNGRLTPGKYMMKLRSRDYRGVPGDWSEPSEFNVGLETAVLKFPGARVKMATKETDTTSLEFKWAPVGGADQYHFVLTSDDGKTQITETLKEPSFKVKVPVASHYTWKVSSSNNEGITSDATAVGQFTLLGKPIENPRIEKPESDFVRELKWSRPDHVSSYDVYLLKYNTADKKWEKLKVYENYQQDTLPFDDNLPGGKYQVVVRAKSDLRPSAPLAKQSFSVRSGDRSPAAEYTALVRKSIERVTGWYAVASYLITEMSYQGVNPEKNSSVAYKALGGTGRLGVGWFSPHTPWGFLGIIDMSGFTFNGKTQTFASAEANAVYRKSLGDRGEVRFQAGPYYKELPETVGDPFSGSSEDLKISSAGPHFGAEYWYSLTPKLGIQVNAHLYMSLMKISTPNGEPMEPKMSTQIGFLGSYRFTPRFTGLIGYAMREDKMSYKAKTGTDSFASDGDVNEFTIIGNYLNVFAEWSF
- a CDS encoding adenylate/guanylate cyclase domain-containing protein is translated as MRIPISTKLITVTILILVAATGTITWISSSYFEKKAAEQVDIANLESAAAKAKEIENIIANLVDKTRVTASLLTKGANSQVQTGDDFDFNFTKDKNFISLEVLKLDGTSVETVARRVKEDLLKPYGLNSTYMIHVRSWQKFPIRSVAQGSIEIKNATYPKAPAMITIGIPLIRDEQGKITHVALADVTLAPFEKPFTDPSERTQYLIDRQGELLAHKDEQKAMARLNMAKYPIVQKALTQKSPQFQTKFLNPDNDKDYFGASVKTSYGATVISQTSEETILEVSREVKRRAIFVAGSAISMAIFFIFLFSMTLTSPIEKLAEMINLVSKGNFNVKARAQVKSHDEVGDLAEAFDHMTEGLKERDKVKSLFSKFHGSSVAEDLINKDIGVGGQTKDVVVFFSDIRGFTAFSEKRSPEEVVEMLNEYFGVMVKIINSHGGVVDKFIGDAIMAVWGAPKSSDKDAHQAVRACLEMRRALEGLNERRIAREQPPINIGMGLHAGKAISGTIGSDERMEYTVIGNTVNTASRIEASTKAFGADLLISDTVIEKIGEDFKTELAGAAEVKGRSEALKMFKVRGYRAEDGSMVEVRTAYSDYEAEAADKVKIKDAA